Proteins encoded together in one Rossellomorea sp. y25 window:
- a CDS encoding sugar ABC transporter permease, with protein MNKQSSKKRLQDAGQGYLFMSPTLFVLAVFIIGPILYAIFLSFHKVQLLGDMSFEFVAFENFARIMEDNRAIIALKNTAKYVLIVVPTQTFLALVLAATLNAGLKGEKLFRIVYFLPTLTSSAVLTLIFMWMYNKEGLINNLLEKVGLPTYNFLGDPDIALNAIMFMNIWATAPFFMVIYLAALQDIPDSLYEAAELDGANAIQKFFYVTVPFLRPVTSFVVIMGVIGTFQLFDQSYIFSGGSGGPNNSTLTVVLLIYQYAFKSLGTMGYAAALAFALAIIILVATLIQRKFSKEESLY; from the coding sequence ATGAACAAACAATCTTCTAAGAAGAGATTACAGGATGCAGGACAAGGATACTTATTTATGTCTCCCACGCTATTTGTATTAGCGGTGTTTATTATTGGACCGATTCTTTATGCCATCTTTTTATCCTTTCATAAGGTTCAACTCCTGGGGGATATGAGTTTTGAATTTGTTGCATTTGAGAATTTTGCGAGGATCATGGAAGACAATCGGGCCATTATCGCTTTGAAAAACACGGCGAAGTACGTACTGATTGTGGTGCCAACACAAACCTTTCTGGCTTTGGTGCTGGCAGCGACGTTAAATGCGGGATTAAAAGGTGAGAAGCTTTTCAGGATTGTCTATTTCTTACCGACCTTAACGTCTTCAGCCGTGCTGACGCTGATCTTTATGTGGATGTATAACAAAGAAGGGCTGATCAATAATCTTTTAGAAAAAGTAGGCTTGCCGACGTATAATTTCTTAGGTGATCCTGACATCGCCTTGAATGCGATTATGTTCATGAACATCTGGGCAACGGCACCATTTTTCATGGTCATCTATCTTGCAGCGCTTCAGGATATTCCAGACTCGTTATATGAAGCGGCTGAACTGGACGGAGCGAATGCGATTCAGAAGTTCTTCTATGTGACCGTACCGTTTCTCAGGCCGGTTACATCCTTCGTCGTGATCATGGGGGTTATCGGAACGTTCCAGCTGTTTGATCAATCGTATATTTTCTCAGGTGGATCCGGTGGACCGAATAACTCGACGTTAACGGTTGTCCTCCTAATCTATCAATATGCCTTTAAATCATTGGGCACCATGGGGTATGCAGCCGCACTTGCCTTCGCGCTCGCCATAATCATCCTGGTGGCGACACTGATTCAACGTAAATTCTCTAAAGAAGAATCACTCTATTAA